From the genome of Desulfovibrio inopinatus DSM 10711, one region includes:
- a CDS encoding KamA family radical SAM protein, with protein MEHLLDSAPEEAEPPLEHVAVCVPSPVMRRHGRGMRGVFPFSANSREFRDVWYPNVTDAQWNDWRWQLKSRLHSLQDFRRIFDLSQDEIVALGGLGTALPAAVTPYYASLLSTTDSSDPLRRTMIPTPAECHVMEYEANDPLHEDDDSPVPGLVHRYPDRVLFLATGMCAAYCRYCTRSRAVGGEKMSARPRKRFDAALAYIERTPQIRDVVVSGGDPFTLSDAALEYVLSRLFAIPHVEMVRLGTKAPMVMPQRITMSLVRILKRFHPLFVSIHATHPRELTPESSEALSRLADAGVVMGSQTVLLSGVNDNTATATALFRGLLRNRVRPYYLYQCDQVRGSSHFRTPLETGLDIIRGVRGHTSGYAVPHYVVDLPGGGGKTAVCPDAVVRREGQVITFRNYEGREFDIVNPMIADTASKDAS; from the coding sequence TGTGTTCCCTCCCCAGTAATGCGCCGACATGGTCGGGGAATGCGGGGTGTTTTCCCGTTTAGTGCAAACAGTCGAGAATTTCGGGACGTCTGGTATCCAAACGTGACCGATGCGCAATGGAATGATTGGCGCTGGCAGCTTAAATCCCGATTGCACAGCTTGCAGGATTTTCGTCGAATCTTTGATTTGAGCCAGGATGAAATCGTCGCATTGGGGGGATTGGGAACGGCACTGCCGGCAGCCGTTACGCCGTATTATGCATCTTTGCTGTCGACGACGGATTCGAGTGATCCGTTGAGACGAACCATGATTCCGACACCGGCTGAATGCCATGTCATGGAGTATGAAGCGAACGACCCGTTGCATGAAGATGATGACAGCCCCGTTCCGGGATTGGTGCATCGGTATCCCGACAGGGTGCTGTTTTTGGCAACGGGCATGTGCGCGGCATATTGTCGATATTGTACTCGGTCACGCGCTGTGGGCGGTGAAAAAATGAGTGCACGGCCCAGAAAACGGTTTGATGCGGCCCTTGCCTACATTGAGCGTACGCCACAAATTCGCGATGTCGTCGTATCCGGAGGGGACCCGTTCACGTTAAGCGATGCCGCGTTGGAGTATGTGCTTTCCCGGCTTTTCGCCATACCGCATGTCGAAATGGTTCGCCTTGGCACCAAGGCCCCCATGGTCATGCCGCAACGCATTACCATGTCTTTAGTTCGAATTCTCAAGCGGTTTCATCCGTTGTTTGTGAGTATTCATGCAACCCACCCGCGTGAACTCACTCCGGAATCGTCCGAAGCATTGTCTCGGTTGGCCGATGCTGGCGTGGTTATGGGGAGCCAAACCGTGTTGTTATCCGGCGTCAACGACAATACCGCAACGGCAACGGCGTTGTTTCGTGGATTGCTCCGTAATCGCGTGCGACCATATTATCTTTACCAGTGCGATCAGGTCCGCGGGTCCTCGCACTTTAGAACGCCGCTTGAAACCGGCCTTGATATCATTCGTGGGGTGCGTGGTCATACGTCGGGATACGCTGTTCCACATTATGTTGTGGATTTGCCTGGTGGCGGTGGAAAAACAGCCGTATGCCCGGATGCCGTTGTACGGCGTGAAGGACAGGTCATCACATTTCGCAATTACGAAGGGCGTGAGTTCGATATCGTCAACCCCATGATTGCCGACACGGCGAGCAAGGACGCATCATGA
- a CDS encoding HD-GYP domain-containing protein — MSEKKSLDIPENLDEEFYQINNDILQSFSKYRPPLNIYRFREDVQRIVTYYEVGNRLSKHQTEELPELVDEGVIFVSRVDHSIYVKHISYQLDLVLLDKHLTERETADIFQMAITRRMEAFFEQPVKMVYDKLQADIFVLTEYLWEDINRGRALVRRFHKEHTLANHSVNCGFFGLLLFLYSRPKDFCLEPKNRQLLNRIALGLFLHDIGMSKIPPFIRDKTQPLTPDDRQKIQNHPNIGHDMLSKLDIKYPEIEQCVLQHHERLDGSGYPGKRKNGDITTWGNLAAVVDSYCAMRTQRPYAQALDPAAAAQRLADDRRYEGEWTKRILPILVKMKENR, encoded by the coding sequence ATGAGCGAAAAGAAATCCCTTGATATCCCCGAAAACCTGGATGAAGAGTTCTACCAGATAAACAACGACATCCTGCAGAGCTTCAGTAAATATCGTCCTCCGCTCAATATTTATCGGTTTCGTGAAGATGTGCAGCGTATCGTAACGTACTACGAAGTGGGGAATCGACTGTCCAAGCACCAGACAGAAGAATTACCAGAGCTTGTCGATGAAGGTGTTATTTTTGTTTCGCGAGTTGACCATTCCATTTACGTCAAGCATATCAGCTACCAGCTTGACCTTGTCTTGCTGGACAAACATCTCACTGAACGAGAAACCGCCGACATCTTTCAGATGGCCATTACGCGCCGGATGGAAGCTTTTTTCGAACAGCCCGTGAAAATGGTCTACGACAAGCTGCAAGCAGATATATTCGTTCTGACCGAATACCTTTGGGAAGACATCAACCGTGGCCGGGCCTTGGTTCGACGATTTCATAAAGAGCACACGTTGGCGAATCATTCCGTCAACTGCGGTTTTTTCGGACTGCTGCTTTTTCTCTATAGCAGGCCCAAGGATTTTTGTTTGGAGCCCAAGAACCGCCAGCTCCTCAACCGCATTGCTCTCGGACTTTTTCTTCACGATATCGGAATGAGCAAAATACCGCCCTTCATTCGTGACAAGACCCAACCATTGACTCCAGACGACCGACAAAAAATTCAAAATCACCCGAACATCGGGCATGATATGCTGTCGAAACTCGACATCAAATATCCAGAGATCGAACAATGTGTCCTGCAGCACCATGAACGCCTTGATGGTTCGGGATATCCAGGAAAAAGAAAGAACGGTGACATCACAACCTGGGGTAACCTGGCTGCCGTTGTCGATAGTTACTGTGCCATGCGCACGCAACGCCCCTATGCCCAAGCCCTTGATCCTGCTGCAGCAGCCCAACGATTAGCCGATGATCGCCGATACGAGGGAGAATGGACCAAGCGGATCCTGCCTATTCTTGTCAAGATGAAAGAAAACAGATAG
- a CDS encoding sigma-54-dependent transcriptional regulator: MQKQPVVLVVDDEADFLDSLSERIRLRGMEPLVASSGPDALLLARSHHIDLAVIDLKMPEMDGLVTIAKLREIKPDLKTVLLTGQGNDKERQASEALASGFYEKNDMTDFWSFLRHFQQQSGLVILAQPPTTSMPGFDDLMESEQIEMAAAGKLFTSSAFSTEPERHSSVTDPRLIGETPVMQDLKRNIAKVATLDCTVLIRGETGTGKELVAKAIHRLSPRANKKFLAVNCASFSQELLSNELFGHEKDAFTGASRIKKGLFEAADGGSIMLDEIGDTPLAMQVQLLRVLQEKTVIRIGGTEEIPVDVRVLAATHQSLQHKAERGEFREDLYYRLNAFVLRIPPLRERREDIPLLCSYFLEKYRREFKKNIERFSGDVLEIFMQHPFPGNVRELENAVERAVILCEDKIIVPNHLPKRFQIAPQPVASPALPDKLITLAELEDEYIRKVMQATSGNRNEAAEILGISRSSLWRKLKRLEENG; this comes from the coding sequence ATGCAAAAACAACCCGTGGTCCTTGTTGTTGATGACGAGGCCGATTTTCTTGACTCTCTTTCCGAGCGAATTCGACTACGCGGAATGGAACCACTTGTCGCATCAAGTGGCCCTGATGCGCTTCTGCTCGCTCGCTCTCATCATATTGACCTCGCGGTTATCGATCTCAAAATGCCGGAAATGGACGGCTTGGTGACCATCGCCAAACTTCGTGAGATTAAACCCGACCTCAAAACCGTTCTGTTAACCGGACAAGGGAATGACAAAGAACGCCAAGCCAGTGAAGCTTTGGCTTCTGGATTCTATGAAAAAAATGACATGACGGATTTTTGGTCCTTCCTGCGGCATTTTCAACAACAATCGGGGCTGGTGATTCTCGCCCAACCTCCGACCACAAGCATGCCGGGATTTGATGATCTCATGGAATCCGAACAAATTGAAATGGCTGCCGCCGGCAAATTATTTACTTCGTCGGCCTTTTCGACGGAACCCGAACGTCACAGCAGTGTGACCGACCCTCGGCTTATAGGCGAAACTCCGGTCATGCAGGACCTTAAGCGCAATATCGCCAAAGTCGCGACGCTGGACTGCACCGTACTGATTCGCGGAGAAACGGGAACGGGCAAAGAGCTTGTGGCCAAAGCCATCCATCGCTTGAGTCCTCGTGCCAATAAAAAATTTCTTGCCGTCAATTGCGCGTCCTTCAGCCAAGAATTACTCAGCAACGAACTTTTCGGCCATGAAAAAGATGCGTTTACAGGTGCTTCCCGTATCAAAAAAGGGTTGTTCGAAGCTGCCGACGGCGGCTCCATCATGCTTGATGAGATCGGAGATACCCCCCTCGCCATGCAGGTGCAGCTCTTGCGGGTCCTGCAAGAAAAAACGGTCATCCGAATAGGTGGAACAGAGGAAATCCCTGTGGACGTCCGTGTCCTCGCCGCCACTCATCAAAGCCTACAACATAAAGCAGAGCGTGGTGAATTTCGTGAAGACCTTTATTACCGCCTCAATGCCTTTGTTTTGCGCATTCCTCCCCTTCGAGAACGCCGGGAAGATATTCCGTTATTATGTAGCTATTTTCTTGAGAAATATCGCCGAGAGTTCAAAAAAAATATCGAACGATTTTCTGGAGATGTTCTCGAAATATTCATGCAGCACCCGTTCCCCGGGAATGTACGCGAACTGGAGAACGCCGTTGAGCGTGCCGTTATCCTCTGTGAAGACAAAATTATTGTCCCGAACCATCTCCCGAAACGCTTTCAAATTGCCCCACAACCTGTTGCATCCCCAGCGCTGCCGGATAAATTGATTACGCTTGCTGAACTTGAAGATGAATATATCCGTAAAGTAATGCAAGCGACCAGCGGCAACCGCAACGAAGCGGCTGAGATTCTTGGTATCAGCCGCAGTTCATTATGGCGTAAGCTCAAACGCCTTGAAGAAAACGGCTAG
- a CDS encoding ATP-binding cassette domain-containing protein yields the protein MRIRFHIEKRLHSQSNNFALNCSLETEDDSLVLFGPSGSGKTLTLTALAGLMRPDTGYIEINGRVLFDSNKGIDVPTRHRGLGYVFQDYALFPHLSIRDNIGFALARPFRGLTSQDANRVDDLMNLFGLSELAQRSPRVISGGQKQRVAVARALASQPSALLLDEPFSALDQPLRQKMRTELAKAARLFDIPIIMVTHDLVDVEALGKSVAVYRHGRIVRHGSVGDVAGEDWSGLFGATAHSERAENERPHNLSLTTKSHSEMHRAAV from the coding sequence ATGCGAATACGCTTCCATATCGAAAAACGGCTGCACTCGCAGAGCAATAACTTCGCTCTGAACTGCTCACTCGAGACGGAAGATGATAGTCTCGTGCTCTTCGGACCGTCCGGATCGGGCAAGACCCTGACGCTGACGGCTTTAGCCGGCCTCATGCGTCCCGACACCGGATACATCGAAATCAACGGCCGTGTGTTGTTTGATTCGAATAAAGGCATCGATGTGCCTACCCGACATCGTGGATTAGGCTATGTCTTTCAAGATTACGCCTTGTTTCCGCATCTGAGCATTCGCGACAATATTGGCTTTGCCCTTGCGCGTCCATTCCGTGGACTGACCTCACAAGATGCCAATCGGGTCGATGATCTGATGAACCTCTTTGGCCTGTCTGAATTGGCGCAACGTTCTCCCCGAGTGATTTCCGGAGGACAGAAGCAGCGTGTGGCAGTAGCCCGCGCATTGGCCAGCCAACCATCAGCCTTGCTTCTCGATGAACCGTTTTCGGCTTTGGATCAACCTCTGCGCCAAAAAATGCGTACGGAATTGGCCAAAGCAGCAAGACTCTTCGATATCCCCATTATCATGGTGACACACGACCTTGTCGATGTGGAAGCGTTGGGGAAAAGCGTCGCTGTTTATCGCCATGGCCGTATTGTGCGCCATGGGTCTGTTGGAGACGTGGCAGGAGAAGATTGGTCAGGACTTTTCGGCGCGACAGCACATTCCGAACGCGCCGAGAATGAACGACCACACAATCTTTCCCTCACAACAAAATCACACTCCGAAATGCATCGCGCTGCTGTCTAA
- a CDS encoding D-alanine--D-alanine ligase family protein produces the protein MRVCILHDKPESSLSVDDADTIVQAQAVANALREAGHTVFFCHFELDLTAVAKTIRALSADLVFNFVEGAGGKAHLSHLAPLVLEEEGVAFTGAGSRAMYLSTDKLTAKELLAHSDLPTPAWVTVESLRRANSASMIDRFDAERRFILKSVFEHASKGLDDGCVLQAASSMLLETALEEKRASQGGRNFAEEYIHGREFNVSVIDTPDGPRALPVAEIVFRGFSGPVAIVGYEAKWDEASFAYHNTPRRYDFNEDDAVLIENLKRLSLACGRLFGLRGYYRIDYRVDAGRHPFIIDVNANPCLSPDAGLAAAAARSHIDYTELVRIIALSGCCSVGNAWALNRRAA, from the coding sequence ATGCGCGTTTGTATTTTGCACGATAAGCCCGAATCGTCTCTTTCGGTTGATGACGCTGATACGATCGTTCAGGCCCAGGCTGTTGCCAATGCTTTACGTGAAGCTGGGCATACGGTGTTTTTCTGTCATTTTGAGCTTGATTTGACGGCCGTTGCCAAGACGATCCGAGCATTATCAGCAGATCTCGTGTTCAATTTTGTTGAAGGCGCGGGAGGCAAAGCGCATTTGTCACATCTTGCTCCTCTCGTCCTTGAGGAAGAAGGCGTGGCATTTACAGGGGCAGGCTCCAGAGCCATGTACTTATCCACTGACAAGCTGACGGCGAAAGAATTGCTCGCTCATTCCGATTTGCCCACCCCGGCATGGGTGACGGTGGAGTCACTTCGTCGTGCCAATAGTGCCAGTATGATCGATCGATTCGATGCGGAAAGACGATTTATCCTCAAGTCCGTCTTCGAGCATGCATCCAAAGGGTTGGATGATGGATGCGTCCTCCAAGCGGCATCGTCGATGCTGCTTGAAACCGCGCTTGAAGAGAAACGGGCCAGCCAAGGTGGGCGAAATTTTGCAGAGGAATACATTCATGGTCGTGAATTCAACGTCTCGGTCATCGATACACCTGACGGCCCTCGTGCGCTTCCCGTGGCGGAAATTGTTTTTCGGGGATTTTCCGGTCCGGTGGCGATTGTCGGATATGAGGCCAAGTGGGATGAAGCATCGTTTGCCTATCACAACACGCCACGACGATATGATTTCAATGAAGACGATGCGGTTTTGATTGAGAACTTGAAACGCCTCAGCTTGGCCTGCGGCCGTCTGTTCGGCTTGCGGGGGTACTACCGTATTGACTATCGAGTCGACGCAGGACGGCATCCGTTTATCATCGACGTCAACGCGAATCCTTGTTTATCTCCAGATGCTGGATTGGCCGCGGCGGCAGCTCGTTCGCACATCGACTATACCGAACTGGTGCGTATCATTGCATTGTCTGGATGTTGCTCTGTCGGGAATGCGTGGGCATTGAATCGCCGGGCGGCGTAA
- the modA gene encoding molybdate ABC transporter substrate-binding protein — protein sequence MKLTSRLLRILIVTVALVCLAAPAFAAALTVSAAASLTDAFTDLKPAFEKANPDVTVTFNFASSGALYRQIEQGAPVDVFASANQQWMKKAVEGGLVTKDSVKNFASNTLVLAVPKGNPAKISGPDSLKEASVTRIGIGQPKTVPAGRYAEGSLKSLGMYDELMSKYIFGESVRQVLDYLIRGEIQAGFVYATDAKKGGDGLEIVATMPLEKPITYPIGILKDAASPDLAKTFIEFVLSPDGQKLLEARGFSAVKK from the coding sequence ATGAAATTGACCTCACGCCTCCTTCGCATTCTCATCGTAACCGTTGCCCTGGTTTGTCTGGCTGCCCCAGCCTTTGCCGCAGCCCTGACCGTTTCGGCCGCCGCCAGCCTGACCGATGCATTCACCGACCTCAAACCGGCGTTTGAAAAAGCCAATCCCGACGTTACTGTAACCTTCAACTTTGCCTCGTCGGGTGCTCTCTACCGCCAAATCGAACAAGGCGCTCCTGTTGACGTCTTCGCTTCGGCCAACCAGCAGTGGATGAAAAAAGCTGTTGAAGGTGGTTTGGTCACGAAAGATTCCGTGAAAAATTTTGCCTCGAATACATTGGTTCTGGCCGTTCCGAAAGGAAATCCGGCCAAAATAAGCGGCCCCGATTCCCTCAAAGAAGCGTCCGTCACCCGTATCGGCATCGGTCAGCCGAAAACCGTTCCCGCTGGACGGTATGCAGAAGGTAGCTTGAAATCCCTTGGTATGTATGACGAACTTATGTCGAAATACATTTTTGGAGAATCCGTACGCCAGGTGCTCGACTACTTGATCCGTGGCGAAATCCAAGCTGGTTTTGTCTACGCTACCGATGCGAAAAAAGGTGGCGATGGCCTTGAAATCGTGGCGACCATGCCTCTTGAAAAACCGATTACTTACCCTATTGGTATTCTTAAGGATGCCGCTAGCCCTGATTTGGCAAAAACTTTTATCGAGTTCGTGCTCTCTCCGGACGGACAAAAGCTGCTGGAAGCCCGCGGCTTCTCTGCTGTCAAAAAATAA
- a CDS encoding AAA family ATPase, whose amino-acid sequence MPIITISRDSSSHGKRIAERVANTLGYSCIGPEIVQQAAQSFDVDQKRLQLAVGRAPRFLDSFGSSKERHLALFRAAFFECMHSDNIVYHGMAGHLFLHDVPNVMKVRIVADLEERIREQMRRKNIGYDEAKALLLRQDQERSKWTKMLFGHDNRDPSLYDIYLNLHNISVDKAVEIIVDAVRISTNGHREIMRKMLADMALAARVEAKLYEVFSDVEATVRDGEAFVKVGASLIQESTAYSKAETAVADIQGLRRMHLGLTTPGSVPF is encoded by the coding sequence ATGCCGATTATTACTATTTCTCGCGATTCATCCAGCCACGGAAAACGTATCGCTGAACGTGTTGCCAACACTCTGGGCTATAGCTGTATTGGGCCGGAAATCGTCCAGCAAGCCGCTCAAAGCTTCGATGTCGATCAAAAGCGTCTGCAATTGGCTGTTGGCCGCGCCCCCAGGTTTCTTGATTCATTTGGCTCATCCAAAGAACGTCACCTCGCGCTGTTTCGAGCCGCTTTTTTTGAATGCATGCATTCCGATAATATTGTGTATCACGGCATGGCGGGTCACCTTTTTTTGCATGATGTCCCCAACGTCATGAAAGTACGCATCGTTGCCGACCTTGAAGAACGCATTCGTGAACAAATGCGGCGCAAAAATATTGGCTACGATGAAGCCAAAGCGCTCTTACTCCGCCAGGACCAAGAGCGGTCCAAATGGACAAAAATGCTTTTCGGACACGATAACCGTGACCCCAGCCTCTATGATATCTATCTCAACCTCCACAACATCTCCGTAGATAAGGCTGTTGAAATCATTGTCGACGCTGTCCGCATTTCAACCAACGGACACCGCGAGATCATGCGAAAGATGCTGGCCGACATGGCCTTGGCAGCACGTGTTGAAGCAAAATTGTATGAAGTCTTTTCCGATGTTGAAGCCACCGTTCGTGATGGAGAAGCCTTTGTCAAAGTTGGTGCCTCGCTTATTCAGGAAAGCACGGCCTATAGCAAAGCTGAAACAGCCGTTGCCGATATCCAAGGGCTAAGACGTATGCATCTTGGCCTGACAACCCCCGGTTCGGTTCCGTTCTAA
- a CDS encoding D-alanine--D-alanine ligase family protein — MKIGLTYDLVDDYIARGMSEVEAAEFDSPETVDAISEALENVGHHVVRIGSLEPLTRRLALGESFDLVFNIAEGLEGYGREAQVPAVLEGVGIACTFSDPLTLCLCLHKGMTKRIVRDCGIPTADFIVIERMEDLDGVNLPFPVFAKPVAEGTSKGVTSMSRITDMHQLKTVCMDLLETFSQPVLVETYLPGREYTVGIVGTGEAARVIGVLDVAIKAEADGIDYTFETKKYCEELVTYRLGTDEPARQAADTALAAWKVLGGRDAGRIDIRFDAAGIPNFIEANPLPGLHPIHSDLPIMATLAGVGYTDLIEQIVNSAIFRIGSSRIAMLVSIADRRYSSAF, encoded by the coding sequence ATGAAAATCGGTCTGACCTATGATTTGGTGGACGACTATATTGCACGCGGAATGAGCGAAGTGGAAGCGGCCGAATTCGACAGTCCGGAGACGGTGGATGCCATTAGCGAAGCGTTGGAAAACGTCGGTCATCACGTAGTCCGTATTGGGTCTTTAGAGCCGTTGACGAGGCGTTTAGCTCTTGGTGAATCGTTCGACTTGGTTTTCAACATTGCCGAAGGGCTGGAAGGGTATGGTCGCGAAGCGCAAGTCCCGGCTGTGTTGGAAGGGGTCGGGATTGCCTGCACGTTTTCGGACCCGCTGACACTGTGCTTGTGTCTGCATAAAGGGATGACCAAACGTATTGTGCGCGATTGCGGTATCCCGACAGCCGATTTCATCGTGATCGAGCGCATGGAAGACCTTGATGGGGTCAATCTGCCGTTTCCGGTTTTTGCTAAACCCGTTGCTGAAGGGACAAGCAAGGGGGTGACTTCAATGTCGCGGATAACGGATATGCACCAGCTCAAAACAGTGTGCATGGATCTTCTGGAAACATTTTCTCAACCTGTTCTTGTCGAAACGTACTTGCCAGGTCGAGAATATACGGTCGGCATTGTCGGAACCGGAGAGGCCGCACGTGTCATCGGCGTCCTTGATGTTGCCATTAAAGCCGAAGCCGATGGGATCGATTATACATTTGAGACGAAGAAATATTGCGAAGAGCTTGTCACCTATCGTCTTGGCACGGACGAGCCTGCACGCCAGGCCGCGGATACTGCTCTGGCCGCATGGAAAGTATTGGGAGGTCGTGACGCCGGACGTATTGATATTCGGTTCGATGCTGCCGGTATTCCGAATTTTATTGAAGCCAACCCATTACCCGGATTGCATCCGATACATTCGGATTTGCCTATTATGGCAACCTTGGCTGGTGTTGGATATACGGACCTCATTGAGCAGATTGTCAACTCGGCAATCTTCCGTATTGGCTCGAGTCGTATCGCAATGTTGGTTTCTATTGCTGACAGACGCTATAGTAGCGCCTTTTGA
- a CDS encoding GNAT family N-acetyltransferase, protein MRRVDLYATGLTFRRKPLSGDADTIFHIVSSSGYFSSEEAVMAVELLEEYEAKGEKSGYSFVFADDMDGKTVGYGCYGPISCTQNRFNLYWIAVSETYRGQGVGKSLLQAIEQAAWAEGCQRLYVETSMRLQYTPTRRFYEKNGYLRDAVQWDYYRPGEDKIIYFKDVSKPG, encoded by the coding sequence ATGCGTCGTGTTGACCTCTATGCAACGGGTCTGACTTTTCGGCGGAAACCGTTATCGGGTGACGCGGACACGATTTTCCATATTGTCTCGTCTTCAGGGTATTTCAGTTCGGAAGAGGCTGTGATGGCCGTTGAATTATTAGAAGAGTATGAAGCAAAAGGTGAGAAAAGCGGATACTCGTTTGTGTTTGCCGATGACATGGACGGAAAGACTGTGGGATATGGGTGTTATGGACCTATTTCCTGTACACAGAATCGGTTTAACCTGTACTGGATTGCCGTTTCAGAGACGTATCGTGGCCAAGGGGTGGGGAAATCATTGTTGCAAGCCATAGAGCAGGCCGCTTGGGCGGAGGGATGCCAACGACTATATGTAGAGACGTCCATGCGTCTGCAATATACACCGACTCGCCGGTTTTATGAGAAAAATGGCTATCTGCGCGATGCCGTGCAGTGGGATTATTATAGACCAGGCGAGGATAAAATTATTTATTTCAAGGATGTCTCCAAACCAGGATGA